TCCCCAATAATCAATCTCTTCAACAAACTCTCTTACTGTATCTGATATTTTTAATTCCTCATCATGAAATTTAACCTTAAACTCTTCAATTAAATCTATAAAGTCTGCTAAACCTGAGTGGGCGGCACCTTTTAATGGGGTGAATTGGTCAAAAACTAGCTCTGTTGAGGCTGAGTATAGGCTGGATCTTCTCTCTGTAGACTTTCCTATCATGATTTCCAATGATTTTTTACCAACACCCCGTCTTGGAGTATTTATTATCCGGAGAAAATTAACATCATCATCTGTATTAACTATAAGTTTTAAATAGGAGATAATATCTTTAATTTCCTTTCTTTGAAAGAAACTTGTTCCTCCAGACATAACATAGGGGATATTACATGCTAACAGAGAGTCCTCAATAGCTTTTGATAGGCCATTTGTCCTAATTAGAATACCAAAGTCATCATATTTTTTTCTATCCCGTATAACAGCGCTGGCGATAGTCTCTGCAATAAAGTCAGCTTCAGCTCTCTCATCTTCAGGGTAACTAGTCTGAATTATCTTTGCATTAGGATCGATCTCAGTCCACAGATCCTTGGATTTCCTATTTGTATTATTTTTAATTACAGAGTTGGCTGCTTCTAAAATTATCCCTGTAGATCTATAATTTCTCTCTAACTTAATCTCTTTTAACTCTGGAAAATTTCGCTCAAAAAGTAGTAGGTTTTCGTAGTTTGCTCCTCTCCATGAGTATATTGATTGATCATCATCACCAACTACACAGATGTTTCTATACTTGTCAGCAAGTAGTTTTATAAAGTTATATTGCAGAATAGAAGTATCTTGAAACTCATCAACCATTATATATTTATACCTATTTTGGTACTCCTCTAAAACTTCAGGATTACTCTCTAAAATCTCCTTTGGTCTTACAATTAAGTCGTCAAAATCAACAGCATTATATAGTTTTAGGTGCTCGTTATACTCATCATATAGGGGTCTATGGAGCTCATTATTTGTGTCCCATTTTATTCTTCCAGTTTTTAACCCCGAAATTATATTGGATAACTCGTTTAGTTCTGCCCACTCATATTTTAACTTAAGCTCCCTTGCTGCCTCTTTTATACAGCTATTTTTATCAGTAGGATCATATATGGTAAAGTTAGGTCTATATCCTAAGTAGTGTATTTTTTCCCTTAATATTTTAACTCCAAAGGCATGAAAAGTAGATACAGTTAAATTGCTTAGCTTCTTACCGGTTATAGATTTAACCCTCTCTTCCATCTCTCTTGCTGCCTTATTAGTAAAGGTAAGGGCTAGAATGTTTGATTGGGGAATCCCATGGTTAAGCATATTGGCTATTCTATTTGTAACAACACCGGTCTTTCCACTACCTGCACCTGCAATAATTAATACAGGACCCTCAATTGTGTCTACTGCAAGTTTCTGTTCTGGATTTAAATTAACCTTTGTTCCCATAATACCTCTTCCATATTTTTATATTCTCTCGACCATCCATTTCAAGCTGAATTAGTTTGTATAACTGTGAACAACCAAGCCAACTAACCCTAGAAAAATTGATGCTAAGGCAGTTATTATTATTTAGTTTTGATATTTTAATCAATAGTAATCTTAAACCTTTTAGTAGGTTTGATGGGTCTAGTTTTAGTAGTGATTTAGGATCAAATTCCCCACTATTTAATATTAAAATGTCTTCTTGTTGAAGTAACTCAATTGATCCTACTTTATTATTACTATCCATAATCTCAATAGTAGATTTAGTACTACTCTTTTTATATAAAAGTTTTATCTGGGACCTGCTTGTAAGTGGTATAGACTTAATAAAGTAGTCATTTTCAATTGCTTTTAAAATATTATTATAAAAAAAATCTACTCTATTCCTAAAATTTGACTCAGTTGAAAGATCATCGATTCTTTTACGTATAATAAGGGGTAGATTTTTAAAATCACTTTTTACCCTATCTTCAACAAACTTATAAATGTTGTATGTAAGGTCTGGGCCCTTATTCCCACACTTAACCTTAAAATACTCGATTACTTCTGGCTTTAACTCTGAACTATATAGTTTGAACTCTAGTAAAAGATCAATGTTATAGTTTTTCATTAAGTTTATATTAAGAGGATCATTTTTTATATAATCATTAAGACTTTTAATCTTAATCCCTCTTTCTATATTATTAATAATCTCTTGATTATAGCAGTTAAATTTTAGATCACCTATATCAATATCTTTAATAACTTCATTTAAAGTAATATTTGATAATATTAAAAGAAGTGGAGATAATATATTCCATGATCTAGGATCTAGAGTCTCAATTTTGTCATCTAAGCTATGGTTTGTAAGCCAACTTTTTGGTAGTTTATTAGGGTTCATCTTGTAATCAATAGCTTCTCTATATGGGAGTAGGGAGATAAGAACGGCTGGATACTCGTTTAATATAAGCCCTAAATCATCGGAAAAAAGTGGATTTAAGTAGAAAAACTCACCACTATTTACACTTAATAAAATCTCCTCAGCATTGTTTTTAACCCTATTTATTCTGCCTCTTATAGTGGAATCAATATAACTTTTTTTATAGTGACTCTTAATTAAGTTCTCCCCAGCAGTGCCTAAAAGTATAGTTGTACCAATTCCACACATATCAAAAACATAGAAACTTAGATTATTAATACTCTTAGATCTTAAGTATCTACCTAATTTGTAGGATCCCTGGGATGTAACTGATGAGTCTCCTACTAACTCCTCTTTATCTGTAAAAATAATAATACTATTGTGTTTTTTATTTTTTATACGTTTTCCATGGTATAAAAGGTAAAATACAGCAGCGCTATTATCATTTGCTCCAGGGGTGTTTTCAACCCTATCATAGTGGGCTAATAAAACATTAGAGTGCTCTTTTGATACAAGGTTGTATGGGAAAAGTACTATATGAATAGAGTCTTCAAAGTTTATTATTGAGTAGGGAATACCCTCTCTCTCTAATATCGATACAATTATCTCTCTTCTGTTACAGTTAAGTTCACAAAATTCTTTAAATATCTTCTGCTCTTTTAAACTATTTTTCATAATTTAAGTAAACCTTGGATGTTTTTAACCCGATCTGTTGGTATTCTTAAACTGTCAATCCTACTAACAACTTCTATCCCTCTAATTGAGTTTGTTATAAAAAACCCATCACAACTCTTTAAATCTTCTGTATATATTTCCTTCTCAAAAATTGTGTATCCCCCAATATTTTTTAAAGATAGTAGGTGTGTTCTAATTACTCCAGGTAGTAGTGGCAGAGTAGCAGGAGGTGTTAAAATACTCTCCCCATTTATTAAAAAAATATTTGCTATACCAGTTTCTAATAATCTCTCTTTATGGTCTTTAAAAATTGTATTACTATTTTGTAAATTATTGTAATAATTTAAACTCTTGTAGTTGTATATTGGGTCATTACCCCTTATTTTTTTTGATACTTGAAGCTCATGGACCATAGATTTATATGGGAGTTTAGTTGTTGAAATTAAAAAAGATACTCTCTCTAGATCCTTAAATATCACAATTTTAACCCTTGCTGAGTTTAGGTTGTTCTCCCTAAGAACTGTTTTTATTAAATTCTCAAAGTTCAGTTTAGGAAGATTAAAGTTAAAAAATATAATACTCATCTCTATTCGTTCTAAGTGGTAGTTTAAATGTAAAATATTGTTTTCAATAACTTTAATAGTTGTAAAGAAGCCTTCCCCAAAGTTAAATCCGCTACATAGGGGAGATATACATCTATCATTTTCATCTAAAACTCTATTATTGAATATAATCTTCACAGTTTACCGCCTTAAAAATAGATTTTAGTTTAACTAAGAACTCCAGATACTCATCTGTAGGATCAGAATCTATTGTAACAGCTCCTCCAGAATTAAAAACTATTTTATTATCTTTTATTACAGCGCTTCTAATTACAATATTACTATTAAGATACTCTTTATTCATTATAAATAGCGTTCCGGTATATAAGTTTCTTGAGGACTTCTCTAGCTCTTCGGTAATTTCCATACATCTTATTTTTGGGCATCCAGTAATAGAACCTCCTGGAAATGTAGCTTTTATTAGGTCTACTATGGAACAGTTATCCTCTAGTACACCATTTATAATTGAGACAAGGTGGTGTACACTTTTATAGTGTTCAACTCTTTTTTTATTTACAACCTGAACACTTCCTACTTTACAAACCTTAGATAGATCATTTCTTAGTAAATCTACAATCATATAGAGTTCTGCCTGATTTTTTGAAGATTTATATAGCTTTTTTTGAAGCTCCATATCCTCCTGTAGGTTATCAGAGCGTTTAATAGTTCCCTTTATAGGTCTACTTTCAACTAATCTATTTTCAACGTTAAGGTATAGTTCTGGACTATTGGATATAATAGTATATCCATCTCTTTCTAAATATGCGGAGTAGGGAGCACTGTTTTGATAGTATAATTTTTTAAAAAGAGCTAGTGGTGAGCCTACAAAGTCACCTATTATTCCCTGGGTTAAGTTAACTTCGTAAACCTCCCCATCTAGTATGTACTCCTGTATCTTTTCCACATTTTTTATATACTCTGATTTAGAGAAGTCAGGTGTCAAATTTTCAACTTTAAAATCCGTATCTTTAAAACTCTCCCCAGAAAAGTTATTCTCATCATGGTAACTAATACTTATCTTAAATAACTCTCTATTACTGTTATCGAAATAGTAGTACTCCTTATATAGTGTCCAGTTAAAATAGGGGAATTTTATTAAATCTGTTGTCTGCTTTTTAATATTTTCAATAGAGTGTAAAGCCTCGTAACTTATATAACCAATGGCACCTATTCTGTTTATTGGGTATGGATAGGTGTGAAAATCTGTAGAATTATTTAACTCTTCTACTCTCTGCCAGAAACTGTCTAAGTCTGTAATAGTTACATCCCTAGCAGGTTTAATACCAATAACAGACTGTTTTGAAATATCATCTCGACCTTCTCCTGTTAATATTGAAGGTTTAAAATCCCTATCTAATTGAAGAAAAAATGAGGTGGGTTCACAATAATCGATTTTACTGATTTTATAACTCAATATTCTATTGTTCATATAAGATTATACTCCACAAAAAAATTACTAACTAATTTGTCTCCATACTCTGTTAAAAATGATTCAGGGTGAAACTGCAAGCCGTATATAGGTCTAGTTTTGTGGGTAATGGCCATAATCGTTCCATCCTTTGAGTACCCTAATATCTTAACTTCTTTAGATGGCTCTATAACTAGAGAGTGATATCTAGCTATTTCAATTGTTTTAGGTATATTCTTAAAAAGTGGACTTGTTTTATGGGTAAATATTGATACTTTACCATGTATAGGCCTTACCCCTCTAACAGTTTTACCTCCAAAATACTCATTGATACACTGCATACCAAGACATATGCCTAGAACTGGAGTTGATATTTTTATATTATCAAGAACTTCTTTAACAATTGGTGTAGCCTTAGGCCTACCTGGGCCAGGAGAAATTATAATGGCACTATAATCATCTATTTTATCTATGGATATCTCATAATCCCTTAAAACATCAATAGGCCCTGGATACTGACTTTTTATTAGATGTAACAAGTTATATGTAAAAGAATCATAGTTATCAATTAATAGTATTCTATTCATATCTATTTTATATCAAAAAAAATATCTTTACTAAAGTAAAATCTACATATACCGAAAATAGATTTAAGGGAGGATTGTATATGGTAAGAGGACTTTATACAGGTGCTAGTGGCATGCAGGCTCAAATGCATAAAATGGATGCACTTTCTAACAATTTGGCAAATGTTAATACTACAGGGTATAAAAAAGATACCTCTGTGCAAAAAGCTT
Above is a genomic segment from Thiospirochaeta perfilievii containing:
- a CDS encoding M28 family peptidase; translated protein: MKNSLKEQKIFKEFCELNCNRREIIVSILEREGIPYSIINFEDSIHIVLFPYNLVSKEHSNVLLAHYDRVENTPGANDNSAAVFYLLYHGKRIKNKKHNSIIIFTDKEELVGDSSVTSQGSYKLGRYLRSKSINNLSFYVFDMCGIGTTILLGTAGENLIKSHYKKSYIDSTIRGRINRVKNNAEEILLSVNSGEFFYLNPLFSDDLGLILNEYPAVLISLLPYREAIDYKMNPNKLPKSWLTNHSLDDKIETLDPRSWNILSPLLLILSNITLNEVIKDIDIGDLKFNCYNQEIINNIERGIKIKSLNDYIKNDPLNINLMKNYNIDLLLEFKLYSSELKPEVIEYFKVKCGNKGPDLTYNIYKFVEDRVKSDFKNLPLIIRKRIDDLSTESNFRNRVDFFYNNILKAIENDYFIKSIPLTSRSQIKLLYKKSSTKSTIEIMDSNNKVGSIELLQQEDILILNSGEFDPKSLLKLDPSNLLKGLRLLLIKISKLNNNNCLSINFSRVSWLGCSQLYKLIQLEMDGRENIKIWKRYYGNKG
- a CDS encoding anthranilate synthase component II, producing MNRILLIDNYDSFTYNLLHLIKSQYPGPIDVLRDYEISIDKIDDYSAIIISPGPGRPKATPIVKEVLDNIKISTPVLGICLGMQCINEYFGGKTVRGVRPIHGKVSIFTHKTSPLFKNIPKTIEIARYHSLVIEPSKEVKILGYSKDGTIMAITHKTRPIYGLQFHPESFLTEYGDKLVSNFFVEYNLI
- a CDS encoding ATP-dependent helicase translates to MGTKVNLNPEQKLAVDTIEGPVLIIAGAGSGKTGVVTNRIANMLNHGIPQSNILALTFTNKAAREMEERVKSITGKKLSNLTVSTFHAFGVKILREKIHYLGYRPNFTIYDPTDKNSCIKEAARELKLKYEWAELNELSNIISGLKTGRIKWDTNNELHRPLYDEYNEHLKLYNAVDFDDLIVRPKEILESNPEVLEEYQNRYKYIMVDEFQDTSILQYNFIKLLADKYRNICVVGDDDQSIYSWRGANYENLLLFERNFPELKEIKLERNYRSTGIILEAANSVIKNNTNRKSKDLWTEIDPNAKIIQTSYPEDERAEADFIAETIASAVIRDRKKYDDFGILIRTNGLSKAIEDSLLACNIPYVMSGGTSFFQRKEIKDIISYLKLIVNTDDDVNFLRIINTPRRGVGKKSLEIMIGKSTERRSSLYSASTELVFDQFTPLKGAAHSGLADFIDLIEEFKVKFHDEELKISDTVREFVEEIDYWGMLVTEHPDNEKIAKWKYDNIQTFIDFITRWENNPDNTEPTLQKYLNRITLITRSESDDDDKGKVNLMTIHASKGLEFNNVFLAGVEDHILPHQKSVEESGNVEEERRLFYVAITRAREHLYITACQKRRSMNDTVEAIPSRFLDEIPDNLKEVVECDNVVEEEEEAKVFFSRMPWKK
- a CDS encoding aminotransferase class IV yields the protein MKIIFNNRVLDENDRCISPLCSGFNFGEGFFTTIKVIENNILHLNYHLERIEMSIIFFNFNLPKLNFENLIKTVLRENNLNSARVKIVIFKDLERVSFLISTTKLPYKSMVHELQVSKKIRGNDPIYNYKSLNYYNNLQNSNTIFKDHKERLLETGIANIFLINGESILTPPATLPLLPGVIRTHLLSLKNIGGYTIFEKEIYTEDLKSCDGFFITNSIRGIEVVSRIDSLRIPTDRVKNIQGLLKL
- a CDS encoding anthranilate synthase component I family protein → MNNRILSYKISKIDYCEPTSFFLQLDRDFKPSILTGEGRDDISKQSVIGIKPARDVTITDLDSFWQRVEELNNSTDFHTYPYPINRIGAIGYISYEALHSIENIKKQTTDLIKFPYFNWTLYKEYYYFDNSNRELFKISISYHDENNFSGESFKDTDFKVENLTPDFSKSEYIKNVEKIQEYILDGEVYEVNLTQGIIGDFVGSPLALFKKLYYQNSAPYSAYLERDGYTIISNSPELYLNVENRLVESRPIKGTIKRSDNLQEDMELQKKLYKSSKNQAELYMIVDLLRNDLSKVCKVGSVQVVNKKRVEHYKSVHHLVSIINGVLEDNCSIVDLIKATFPGGSITGCPKIRCMEITEELEKSSRNLYTGTLFIMNKEYLNSNIVIRSAVIKDNKIVFNSGGAVTIDSDPTDEYLEFLVKLKSIFKAVNCEDYIQ